The DNA region CGCACTACGGCTGTGTCAACGTGCTCGATCACCGCTTTTTGCACTTGGCGGCTTTGTTCAGCCGAACGGTGGTGTATTTCATCCGACCTAAGGGCGTACAGTCCATGGCGCTGGCCCCGCATTGCCCCGCGGTGACCATCGAGTGCGGAAAGGTGGGTAGCCCAGGGGCCACTGAGCATGCCCGGCAATATGTCGAGGCTTGTCTGAAGCTGTCGGCCTTGCCCCGTCACGCGGTCGCCGCCTCGGATATCGATCTGTTTCACACCGTCGCGACGGTGACGGTACCGGACCACATCGGGATGGCATTTGAATCGGATGACTCACCCGCCACGTTGCGGTTTGTTGACGACATGGATCATCTCAACTTTCGGGAGTTGCCGGCCGAGACCGTATTGGGTTTTCAGTCGGATCCTTATCAATCACCCTGTGTGCGCGTGACCGATGAAGATGGCCTGGATGTGACCCGTGAGTTTTTTGCCGTCCGCTCAGGGCAGTTGCGTTTGCGCAAACCCGCGTTGCCTTCGATGTTGACGACCAATCCCGACATCATCCGGCAGGATTGCCTCTGCTACCTGATGGAGCGCTACCCGCTGCCGCCGCCACCGTCTCATCATGAGTGAGCACCCGCCATTTCACTTGGCTTTTCCGGTGACGGATTTGGCTGCGACGCGCCGGTTTTACCGGGATGTGTTGGGCTGTGCGCT from Pseudomonadota bacterium includes:
- a CDS encoding M14 family metallopeptidase, with amino-acid sequence MTLHVLDHIPDGLLSRPANRLHEVLAGPTLIHLPGREQDTLFLSVLLHGNEDTGWEAVRALLAEGQGLLPRGLSLFIGNVAAARHRMRALDGQADFNRVWPGTAETDRPEARLMAQVVDEVTRRDLFVSVDLHNNTGINPHYGCVNVLDHRFLHLAALFSRTVVYFIRPKGVQSMALAPHCPAVTIECGKVGSPGATEHARQYVEACLKLSALPRHAVAASDIDLFHTVATVTVPDHIGMAFESDDSPATLRFVDDMDHLNFRELPAETVLGFQSDPYQSPCVRVTDEDGLDVTREFFAVRSGQLRLRKPALPSMLTTNPDIIRQDCLCYLMERYPLPPPPSHHE